The Pseudophaeobacter arcticus DSM 23566 genome includes a region encoding these proteins:
- a CDS encoding type I polyketide synthase — translation MFVVVKTADQNPGAPQYSGDIAIVGMSVNVPGAEGVQTYWNNLRNGIESIVPLERDALLDAGVPATTLADPNYVPHAALLEGFADFDAEFFGFSPKEAAILDPQHRKFLEVAWSAMENAGHPPESLSEPIGVYAGCGMGSYFYFNICSNPGLVDEVGMFLLRHTGNDKDFLTTRVSHIFDLKGPSVNIQTACSTSLVAVHYACKALRSGECGMALAGGVTIDMPQGRGYLYKENEILSPDGHCHAFDHRAQGTVFGSGAGAVALRRLEDAQADGDHIWAVIKASAINNDGADKAGYLAPSVGGQASAIRQALDAADISAETIDYVECHGTGTYLGDPIEVSALTEAFRDSTKAQGYCRIGSVKTNIGHLDTAAGIAGLVKTSLGLKHREIPPSLSYEAPNPAIDFDGSPFKVNNRLTPWSSHSGPRRAGINALGVGGTNAHVILEEAPARGPSEDSDFPFHVLCLSGQSKAALNANATALADYLETNPEVDLADVAYTLKQGRRGFGKRRVLVAETATQAAALLRAGDPRQVFDHDRLGDAPEVVFSFPGGGAQYAGMARDLYETEPVFADWMDRGLEHLQPSLDYDIRALWLPEEGDEVAANAQLQRPSAQLPLIMIVEYALAQLWISWGIRPAAMVGHSMGENTAACLAGVISFEDCIDLVLLRGRLFDRVPAGGMLSIALPLAEVEALIGDDLDIASVNAPSLTAVSGPQAALDRLAEALTSRDIDHQRIQIDIAAHSRMLDGILAEYRAFLAGLTLAAPQIPVISNRTGQPLTAEQAMDPDYWVGQLRNTVHFADCITSLAATPGRVFLEVGPGKALSALTQMSPAVQPGQVLSALRHPEQDIMDDAYFFGVIGRLWACGVEADWDQIWGEAKRHRLPLPGYQFQRSRYFIAPGTQQQQEDAALPRRHDAIRDWGYRPAWRPRLADCPLDIATDLGETPQNWLIFADTCGLAAATATRLRAAGHRVSMVRPGDTYARLAPDDYILPPEQGRLGYGALLADLAEAEALPHRIAHFWLVTGPEEHFRPGSSFFDRNLEMGVSSLTALAQELGGLDLDHPLHLSIFTTGAAQLNAEPLPYPEKSMIAGPAGVIPREFPGITCATVDIELPAQPGLIATLRGAAPTDLTPRLLEELMAEPANAVVAWRGDKRFEKSWRSQALPEASAEPTPDQPGFKPGFKPGGSYLITGGYGGIGLATAAHLMRHYGAKVALVSRQGLPPRANWPRYLASHSPANRIAQRIRAVQQLEEIGSGAVLPLTADICNSAEMRSALSKVEAEFGRLNGVIHGAGIIDDGPILAKTEAQIARVLAPKVTGLRVLDDLFPDGSLDLMVLFSSSSTVTRPAGQIDYVAANEYLNAYAAHRQGGQTRVVAIDWGVWADTGMAAEAMAARQGATAPTERQSCAQPLLEQTGFDAYGNPIFASQLDAARSWLLDEHRTKGGTALVPGTGYIEWIAEALAAQGLQAPFEIKDLTFLRPLVVAETTPREVVLRLQAQDAGYDFATHSALPAGGYALNAEAEITLLPDTNSPPSLDLSAIRARCPQVESATAESPLRSPQEAHLDFGPRWQVLQQTAFGPSEGPSEGLARLQLPQAAQDDNCLLPPGLMDLATGWAISLAPGYEGKDLWVPLGYRSILVLAPLTAEIYSHMRLRSGATCDSASFDVTLTDTEGRVLVEITGFQMTRLAGGFEARPAQTSADHSAEALGLAPGAAQQPLSEDERRLQLNLANGIRASEGPEALTRALASNQVQMVISSLDLPALIEQTAQGTTAQGADPGQSFERPQLDTDYVAPSTPVEEQLAELFQSLLGVTQVGVADSFFDLGGHSLIAVRLFAQIKRHYDLDLPLSTLFEAPSVATLAELLIQRGAGGQHANADAAAQPGQEACQRAATYTHLVMLHPGSGGDVAPFFVVAGMFGNVLNLRHLALELGGARPVYGLQARGLIGGDDPHTSIPEAATDYLAEIRQIQPQGPYLLGGFSGGGITAYEMARQLQAAGEETAALVLLDTPLPVRPSLKPVDKALIKLQELRRKGAGYLLEWAKNRILWELSKRRQTPAETGQAPAFNNRKIELAFRQSVENYALQPWTGPLTLLRPPLDRHWQVSGGNWVSCEREYVFADNDWTSWAPRLEVIEVPGDHDSMVLVPNVSTLAAALKPRLAGVPPSPQPAQKDASPQAPFSRAAE, via the coding sequence TGGAGCGCCATGGAAAACGCCGGCCATCCGCCCGAAAGCCTGTCAGAGCCCATCGGCGTCTATGCCGGTTGCGGCATGGGCAGCTACTTCTATTTCAACATCTGCTCCAATCCCGGTCTCGTGGACGAGGTGGGCATGTTCCTGCTGCGCCACACCGGCAACGACAAGGATTTTCTCACCACTCGCGTCAGCCATATCTTTGATCTCAAAGGACCTTCGGTCAATATCCAAACCGCCTGCTCCACCTCTCTGGTGGCGGTGCATTACGCCTGCAAGGCGCTGCGGAGCGGCGAATGTGGCATGGCGCTGGCCGGGGGAGTCACAATTGATATGCCGCAGGGGCGCGGCTATCTTTATAAAGAGAATGAAATCCTGTCACCCGACGGTCATTGCCACGCCTTTGACCACCGCGCCCAGGGCACCGTCTTTGGCTCTGGCGCAGGCGCGGTTGCCCTGCGTCGGCTTGAGGATGCACAGGCCGACGGCGATCATATCTGGGCGGTGATCAAGGCCAGCGCCATCAACAATGACGGCGCCGACAAGGCCGGCTATCTGGCGCCCTCGGTTGGCGGACAGGCCAGTGCCATCCGCCAGGCGCTGGACGCGGCGGATATCTCAGCCGAAACCATCGACTATGTGGAATGCCATGGCACCGGCACCTATCTGGGCGATCCAATCGAGGTCTCGGCCCTGACCGAGGCTTTTCGCGACAGCACCAAGGCCCAGGGCTATTGCCGCATTGGCTCGGTCAAAACCAACATCGGTCATCTTGATACCGCCGCCGGCATTGCCGGGCTGGTGAAAACCTCGCTGGGCTTGAAGCACCGGGAAATCCCCCCCTCTCTCAGCTATGAAGCGCCCAATCCGGCCATTGATTTTGACGGCTCGCCCTTCAAGGTCAATAACCGCCTGACGCCCTGGAGCTCGCACAGCGGGCCGCGCCGGGCCGGGATCAACGCGCTTGGCGTCGGCGGCACCAATGCCCATGTCATTCTGGAAGAAGCCCCCGCACGCGGGCCTTCCGAAGACAGCGACTTCCCCTTTCATGTGCTCTGCCTGTCGGGGCAGTCCAAGGCGGCGCTCAACGCCAATGCCACGGCCCTGGCCGACTATCTGGAGACCAACCCGGAGGTCGATCTGGCCGATGTGGCCTATACCCTGAAACAGGGACGACGCGGTTTTGGCAAACGCCGGGTGCTGGTGGCTGAAACGGCAACCCAGGCCGCCGCGCTGCTGCGGGCCGGCGATCCGCGCCAGGTCTTTGACCATGATCGCCTTGGTGACGCGCCAGAGGTGGTCTTTTCCTTCCCCGGCGGTGGGGCGCAATATGCAGGCATGGCCCGTGATCTCTACGAGACCGAGCCGGTCTTTGCCGATTGGATGGACCGGGGGCTGGAGCATCTGCAGCCCAGCCTTGACTATGACATTCGCGCGCTGTGGTTGCCGGAAGAAGGCGATGAAGTGGCTGCCAATGCCCAACTGCAACGCCCCTCGGCGCAGTTGCCGCTGATCATGATTGTGGAATATGCGCTGGCACAGCTCTGGATCAGCTGGGGCATTCGCCCGGCTGCCATGGTGGGCCATTCCATGGGGGAAAACACCGCCGCCTGTCTGGCCGGGGTGATCTCCTTTGAGGACTGCATTGATCTGGTGCTGCTGCGCGGACGCCTGTTTGATCGGGTGCCTGCGGGCGGCATGTTGTCAATTGCCCTGCCGCTGGCCGAGGTAGAGGCGCTGATCGGCGATGATCTCGATATTGCCAGCGTCAATGCGCCCAGCCTCACCGCCGTCTCTGGGCCGCAGGCCGCGCTGGACAGGCTGGCAGAGGCGCTGACGAGCCGCGACATCGACCACCAGCGCATCCAGATTGATATCGCCGCACATTCGCGGATGCTCGACGGTATTCTGGCAGAATATCGCGCCTTCCTCGCCGGGCTGACCCTGGCCGCACCACAGATCCCGGTGATCTCCAACCGGACCGGTCAGCCGCTAACGGCAGAACAGGCCATGGATCCCGACTACTGGGTTGGCCAGCTGCGCAATACGGTGCATTTTGCCGATTGTATCACCAGCCTTGCCGCCACACCGGGGCGGGTGTTCCTCGAGGTCGGCCCCGGCAAGGCGCTGAGCGCGCTGACCCAGATGTCGCCCGCGGTGCAGCCCGGACAGGTGCTCAGCGCCCTGCGCCACCCGGAGCAGGACATCATGGATGACGCCTATTTCTTTGGCGTCATCGGCCGGCTCTGGGCCTGCGGGGTTGAGGCCGACTGGGATCAGATCTGGGGCGAGGCCAAGCGCCACCGCCTGCCGCTGCCCGGCTACCAGTTCCAAAGAAGCCGCTATTTCATCGCGCCGGGGACACAACAGCAGCAGGAAGACGCCGCGCTGCCCCGGCGCCATGACGCGATCCGCGACTGGGGCTACCGCCCCGCCTGGCGCCCCCGCCTGGCCGATTGCCCCCTGGATATTGCGACAGACCTGGGAGAAACACCGCAGAACTGGCTGATCTTTGCCGATACCTGTGGGCTGGCAGCCGCCACCGCCACCCGGCTGCGTGCCGCGGGTCATCGCGTCAGCATGGTGCGCCCCGGCGACACCTACGCACGGCTTGCGCCCGACGACTATATCCTGCCGCCCGAACAGGGGCGTCTCGGCTATGGCGCTCTGCTTGCAGATCTTGCCGAGGCAGAGGCGCTGCCCCATCGCATTGCCCATTTCTGGCTTGTCACCGGCCCGGAAGAACACTTCCGCCCCGGCTCATCCTTCTTTGACCGCAACCTCGAGATGGGGGTTTCCTCCCTCACTGCGCTGGCGCAAGAGCTGGGCGGCCTGGATCTGGATCACCCCCTCCATCTGAGCATCTTTACCACTGGCGCGGCACAGCTCAACGCCGAGCCCCTGCCCTACCCGGAAAAATCGATGATTGCCGGCCCCGCCGGGGTGATCCCACGGGAATTCCCCGGGATCACCTGCGCCACGGTGGATATCGAACTGCCGGCACAGCCCGGGCTTATCGCCACGTTGCGCGGAGCCGCGCCGACCGATCTGACCCCGCGCCTGCTGGAAGAGCTGATGGCCGAGCCCGCCAATGCCGTGGTGGCCTGGCGCGGCGACAAACGGTTTGAAAAAAGCTGGCGCAGCCAGGCCCTGCCAGAGGCCTCAGCTGAGCCAACACCGGATCAGCCCGGCTTCAAACCCGGCTTCAAACCTGGCGGCAGCTATCTGATCACCGGCGGCTACGGGGGTATCGGCCTGGCCACAGCGGCGCATCTCATGCGCCATTATGGTGCCAAGGTGGCGCTGGTCTCGCGCCAGGGCCTGCCACCGCGCGCCAACTGGCCACGCTATCTGGCCAGTCACAGCCCCGCCAATCGTATCGCCCAGCGCATCCGCGCCGTGCAACAGCTGGAAGAAATCGGCTCAGGTGCCGTGCTGCCCCTGACGGCAGACATCTGCAACAGCGCCGAGATGCGCAGCGCCCTGAGCAAAGTCGAGGCCGAATTTGGCCGCCTCAACGGGGTGATCCATGGCGCCGGGATCATCGACGACGGGCCGATTCTGGCCAAAACCGAAGCCCAGATCGCCCGGGTTCTGGCCCCCAAGGTCACCGGCCTGCGGGTGCTCGACGACCTGTTCCCGGATGGCAGTCTTGACCTGATGGTGCTGTTTTCCTCCTCCTCGACGGTCACCCGGCCCGCTGGGCAAATCGACTATGTCGCCGCCAATGAATACCTCAACGCCTATGCCGCCCATCGCCAGGGCGGTCAAACCCGCGTTGTCGCCATTGACTGGGGTGTCTGGGCTGACACCGGCATGGCCGCCGAAGCCATGGCCGCGCGACAGGGCGCCACCGCCCCAACCGAGCGCCAAAGCTGCGCCCAGCCCCTGCTGGAGCAAACCGGCTTTGACGCCTATGGCAATCCGATCTTTGCCAGCCAGTTGGACGCAGCCCGGTCCTGGCTGTTGGATGAACACCGCACCAAAGGCGGCACCGCGCTGGTGCCCGGCACCGGCTATATCGAATGGATCGCCGAGGCGCTGGCCGCCCAGGGGCTGCAAGCACCGTTTGAAATCAAGGACCTTACCTTTCTGCGCCCGCTGGTGGTCGCAGAGACCACCCCGCGCGAGGTGGTTTTGCGGCTGCAGGCGCAGGATGCGGGCTATGATTTTGCCACCCACAGCGCCCTGCCTGCGGGCGGCTATGCGCTCAACGCCGAGGCTGAAATCACCCTGCTGCCCGACACCAATAGCCCTCCATCGCTGGATCTTTCCGCCATCCGGGCCCGCTGCCCGCAGGTAGAGAGCGCCACAGCCGAGAGCCCCCTGCGCTCCCCGCAAGAGGCACATCTGGACTTTGGTCCCCGCTGGCAGGTCCTGCAACAAACCGCCTTTGGCCCGTCTGAAGGCCCGTCTGAAGGTCTGGCCCGCCTGCAGCTGCCCCAGGCCGCGCAGGATGATAACTGCCTGCTGCCTCCCGGTCTGATGGATCTGGCAACCGGCTGGGCCATCTCGCTGGCACCCGGCTATGAGGGCAAGGATCTCTGGGTACCACTGGGCTATCGCAGCATCCTGGTTCTGGCGCCTTTGACAGCAGAGATTTACAGCCATATGCGGCTGCGTTCTGGTGCCACCTGCGACAGCGCGAGTTTTGATGTCACCCTCACCGACACCGAGGGTCGTGTTCTGGTTGAGATCACAGGCTTTCAGATGACCCGGCTTGCCGGTGGCTTTGAAGCCAGGCCTGCTCAGACCAGCGCCGACCACAGCGCCGAGGCGCTGGGGCTTGCCCCCGGCGCCGCGCAGCAGCCCCTGTCAGAAGACGAACGCCGGTTGCAGCTGAACCTAGCCAATGGCATCCGCGCCAGCGAAGGCCCAGAGGCGCTGACCCGGGCGCTTGCCAGCAACCAGGTGCAGATGGTGATTTCCTCGCTGGATCTGCCCGCGCTGATCGAACAGACCGCGCAGGGCACCACCGCGCAGGGCGCGGATCCCGGCCAGAGTTTTGAGCGCCCCCAACTGGATACCGACTACGTGGCGCCCTCCACCCCGGTGGAAGAGCAACTGGCAGAGCTGTTCCAAAGCCTGCTGGGGGTCACCCAGGTTGGGGTAGCCGACAGCTTCTTTGATCTGGGCGGCCACTCGCTGATCGCGGTGCGGCTCTTTGCACAGATCAAACGCCACTATGACCTGGATCTGCCCCTGTCGACCCTGTTTGAAGCCCCCAGTGTTGCCACCCTGGCCGAGTTGCTGATCCAGCGCGGCGCGGGTGGCCAACATGCCAATGCAGATGCCGCAGCCCAGCCCGGTCAGGAGGCCTGCCAAAGGGCGGCAACCTATACACATTTGGTGATGCTGCACCCCGGATCCGGTGGGGATGTAGCACCTTTCTTTGTGGTGGCGGGTATGTTTGGCAATGTGCTGAACCTGCGCCATCTGGCGCTGGAACTGGGCGGCGCGCGCCCGGTCTATGGGCTACAGGCCCGTGGCCTGATCGGCGGCGATGATCCGCATACCAGCATTCCAGAGGCGGCTACGGACTACCTGGCCGAGATCAGACAGATCCAGCCCCAAGGCCCCTATCTGCTGGGCGGCTTCTCGGGCGGGGGCATTACCGCCTATGAGATGGCCCGGCAGTTGCAGGCCGCAGGCGAAGAGACGGCGGCTCTGGTCTTGCTCGACACGCCGCTGCCGGTGCGCCCCAGCCTGAAACCCGTCGACAAGGCGCTGATCAAACTGCAAGAGCTGCGCCGCAAAGGTGCGGGTTATCTGCTGGAATGGGCGAAAAACCGCATCCTGTGGGAACTGAGCAAACGCCGCCAGACCCCAGCCGAGACCGGTCAGGCGCCTGCCTTCAACAACCGCAAGATCGAGCTGGCCTTCCGTCAATCGGTCGAAAACTATGCGCTGCAACCTTGGACAGGGCCGCTGACGCTGCTGCGCCCGCCACTGGACCGCCACTGGCAGGTCTCAGGTGGCAATTGGGTCAGTTGTGAACGGGAATATGTCTTTGCCGACAATGACTGGACCAGCTGGGCGCCTCGTCTGGAGGTGATTGAGGTGCCGGGGGATCATGACAGCATGGTGCTGGTGCCCAATGTGAGCACTCTGGCCGCGGCGCTGAAACCCCGGCTGGCTGGTGTTCCACCTTCGCCACAACCGGCCCAAAAGGACGCCAGCCCGCAGGCTCCCTTTTCACGAGCGGCGGAATGA